The region GCTCCGATGTAACCTTGCCACCAACGCCCATCACCCTTACTTACTCCTACCCTTACTTACTCTTACCCTACATTCATGCCTAATGACCTCCCGCTTCGACCCGACGCAAGCTTTTTACGAACATTCTCCCAAAGCTAAGCCTTACATTGATACCTCATGTTACGATCTGGATGATCGTTTGTCCGCTTATGAATGACTTCCCTGGATGGAACGCACCACGCACGGATGGATGAATTGAATACTTCAACTTGGATTTTGACCCATGTATATATTTCTTCATGACGGGATGTTTATAGATCGGAAGGATGGCTTGATTGAATGGATTTTGGATAGATTTATACCATATCGTGTATACACTTCATTCATGATCGATAATTTATTTGCTCCTGTAGCTCAGCAGTGTATCAGTAAAGAGGAGACAAAATGTAACCGTCCCAGAAACGCCAGACAATCACAAATTCGGGGgatatattataatatatgGAAAGTAGTTGAATGACAGGTGCTGTAAGAAACGAAGCCCGCAACGAAGTCCGGCTCTCCAAGACGGCACGAATCAGGCCGAAAATCCATTAGACTCTGCTTGGGAATGATCAAAGATACAGCAGTCAATGTTCTGAAGCCACTCTGAGGAAAGAATCTCAGTCGCGATAGGTCGCTTCCCAGGATCAGTGCTTAACATGGCGTATATCACTTTGCGGCCCCGTTCCTGTGGACAGCTATTAGTGATCCGGTGTCCAGACGCAAGTAAGATGGGAAAGGTGAGGCATACATGGCACGAATCCTGGATAACAGTATTCGTCTTCTCGGCCTTACGCTCTTCGACATACGCCCTGAAGCCCTCGTCCTTCTCCGTTGCCGCTTTCCACAGGTTCCTTCCTGTCCTCATAGCGACGTATATAACAGCCGCGGCCCAGATATCGAGGGCTCTGGGGTCGGATCTGGACATGTACCTGTCGCCCTCGTCAAGGTATCGCTCCGGGGCAAGATACGGTGTCGGTTCTAAGCTGCGGCGTTCAGTTTCCGCCAGGTCATTGGCATGCTGAGAATCATCACCATCGAAACGGACGCGCTCGGCATTCGCAAAGTCTGAGATCTTGAGGCAAGCCCTGTGTGTCAGGAGGAGGTTCTCCGGCTTCAGGTCGCGGTGGGCGATGCCTGATTTGTGAAGGTAGGAGATGCCACGaagaagctgcttgaaaaGACAGTCTGCCTCTTCCGAGGGTAATCTGTGCGAGGGACCAGCCGTGATCAGGGAGTGAAGATCCCCACCCGCACAGTACTCCATGCAAGCGGCTAGATTTCCTCCGCCGATGGGGAGGAGTTCGAAGGTCGAGACGACgtgctggtggtgcagattggcgacgacggcgaacTCCGCATTGACTTGTTTTGTGTACTCGTCCGTGCTCTGACCGGGACTGCGGCGAAAGACCTTGATGGCATAGTAGCGATCCAGCGGCGGGCAGTACTGGACTTTATGCGACTGGAGGATCACAGCGTGGTCGCTCAGGCCTGTGATCTGGCGGATCTCGCCGTATTTGCGAGTGATTAGTGCCATTTTGTCCTTCTCGACGGGCTGGTCTTGCTTTGTGAGGTTCTTCTCTGCCCAGTGCTCCCAGTCCTCGCGCTGGGATATTGAGCTTGTCGAAATGGAGCTTGACCGGCTCGTTTTTCCTAAGCTGACGTACTCGCTCAGGCTTTCCCACGCCCAGCTTCCTCGTCTTGAGTTGGGCGGATGGAAATGCTGATGCGGCGGATTATGGGCACCATCTTTTGCAGCAGATCCGATACTGATGTTTCCTGTTGAGTACTTGCGTCCGGACTCGATGCTTGACCCATAACCATTTCTGGGGAGGTCGGCTTCGTCTGTATCGACAAGTTTGTTTGTTATAGGGGGGTGGCTAGTCTCCTGGACGGAGTGCCGCAGGAACCGCTGCAAGAACGGCTGAAAGTCTTTAGGCATGCTGAAGGCAAAAGAGCTAGGAATAGATCATGGAgctagagaagaggaggtgttAGATATCTGGACTGTGGTGGATACAATAGGGCTGAACAGTCTTCTTATATAGGGCTAGCCACCAACGCCGGGACAGGTGCGCTGGTCAGTTCAGTCAGTGGCGCcgacatcttcctcttcttctcatgGTCACACTGAGAATGGTGTCAAATGACGGTCTGGATTGCAAGTTGCGAGTGGCGAGGTCTTGGTAGATGTCATGGCCAAGAAATGATCTCCTGACCCAAGGCTGGGCTTTCTGTTCAACCACATCGCACAGACACTTGATGCCTTGATGATTGGCTAATATGAGCCCGTTGCAAAAGACGGTGTCGCCAGGCTACAGAGTAACCATGTCTCCATAGCCGAAAGTAACCAGATATGGGCTTCAATCATCAATAGGCCAAGTGCCAACACCTGAAGCTTAGTCAAAGAACCATGTTGgcctgctgaagatgagcttGCCACTGCACGCTGCAAGCACAGCAgtacagctgctgctgggcggCACTGGgcttgacgatattgaagTAGTACGAAACTggaaattttttttttttt is a window of Aspergillus nidulans FGSC A4 chromosome VI DNA encoding:
- a CDS encoding putative serine/threonine protein kinase rfeA (transcript_id=CADANIAT00010144) — encoded protein: MPKDFQPFLQRFLRHSVQETSHPPITNKLVDTDEADLPRNGYGSSIESGRKYSTGNISIGSAAKDGAHNPPHQHFHPPNSRRGSWAWESLSEYVSLGKTSRSSSISTSSISQREDWEHWAEKNLTKQDQPVEKDKMALITRKYGEIRQITGLSDHAVILQSHKVQYCPPLDRYYAIKVFRRSPGQSTDEYTKQVNAEFAVVANLHHQHVVSTFELLPIGGGNLAACMEYCAGGDLHSLITAGPSHRLPSEEADCLFKQLLRGISYLHKSGIAHRDLKPENLLLTHRACLKISDFANAERVRFDGDDSQHANDLAETERRSLEPTPYLAPERYLDEGDRYMSRSDPRALDIWAAAVIYVAMRTGRNLWKAATEKDEGFRAYVEERKAEKTNTVIQDSCHERGRKVIYAMLSTDPGKRPIATEILSSEWLQNIDCCIFDHSQAESNGFSA